The following are encoded in a window of Romeriopsis navalis LEGE 11480 genomic DNA:
- a CDS encoding tetratricopeptide repeat protein, with amino-acid sequence MSPLLNRLALTTIAFITISSFQPYSQTAMAQTYQTVKQSQQFFKRGNKLYKRGKFAAAATAFQQAKQLHPTFDHAYSLGMTYLNSLQNAKAIPVFREAIQLEPNHRTAPFAYSHIGKAYLNLRQYAKAIAAYQQATIRLPKNTYFHENLGIAYHLNGQFPQAVRAYEQALKLKPNNPDIRKVLEKARTGRKP; translated from the coding sequence ATGTCCCCATTACTGAATCGCCTAGCATTGACCACGATCGCGTTCATCACAATTAGCAGTTTCCAGCCATACAGTCAGACGGCGATGGCGCAAACGTATCAGACTGTGAAGCAATCGCAGCAATTCTTCAAACGCGGCAATAAACTGTATAAACGTGGCAAGTTTGCGGCGGCGGCCACGGCGTTTCAGCAAGCAAAGCAGCTGCATCCCACCTTTGATCATGCCTACTCCTTGGGGATGACGTATCTCAATTCGCTACAGAATGCGAAAGCTATTCCCGTGTTTCGCGAGGCGATCCAATTGGAGCCAAATCACCGTACGGCCCCCTTTGCCTACAGCCATATTGGTAAAGCCTACTTAAACCTGCGGCAATATGCCAAAGCGATCGCCGCTTATCAACAAGCCACGATCCGGTTGCCCAAAAACACCTATTTTCACGAAAATCTAGGGATTGCCTACCATCTGAACGGCCAATTCCCGCAAGCAGTGCGCGCCTATGAACAAGCCCTTAAGCTAAAACCGAACAATCCTGATATTCGCAAGGTTTTGGAAAAAGCGCGAACGGGTCGTAAACCTTAA
- a CDS encoding putative selenate ABC transporter substrate-binding protein, with amino-acid sequence MIRQKISLLVAGLLLLSLPACAGGPQGSKTSSSQTQRRPKDKKVLTIGAIPDQNPEKLQRLYSKLADYLSKELDLKVVYQPVTDYTAAVTAFKVGDLDLVWFGGLTGVQARLQVPGSQAIVQRAVDEKFRSVFIANESSGISRFRDFYGLDRLKGKSFTFGSETSTSGRLMPQYYLNKAGVKLKDFKGEQPGFSKNHDATIELVKAGTYEVGALNSKVWDQQIQNGSINTDDVYIIYVTPTYYDYHWVLSPSVKERFGDDTAKKVKKAFLKLNPKDKDQAEILKLFSAKKFISTKNDNYADIEKIGREIGKIK; translated from the coding sequence ATGATTCGACAAAAGATTTCCCTGTTAGTCGCTGGTCTACTGCTACTGTCACTACCGGCCTGTGCTGGTGGACCTCAAGGTAGCAAAACTAGCTCTAGTCAAACGCAACGCCGGCCCAAAGATAAGAAAGTTCTGACAATCGGAGCAATCCCTGACCAGAATCCCGAGAAACTCCAGCGCCTCTACAGTAAGCTGGCTGACTATTTGTCTAAAGAACTTGATCTAAAGGTAGTTTACCAGCCGGTCACAGACTATACCGCCGCCGTTACGGCGTTTAAGGTGGGTGACTTAGACTTGGTTTGGTTTGGGGGGCTAACGGGTGTCCAAGCGCGGTTACAGGTGCCAGGTTCGCAGGCGATCGTGCAGCGGGCGGTCGATGAGAAATTTCGTAGTGTATTCATTGCCAATGAGTCATCCGGTATCAGTCGGTTTCGGGATTTTTATGGCCTGGATCGGCTGAAGGGTAAGTCATTTACCTTTGGTAGTGAGACCTCAACTTCTGGGCGGTTAATGCCGCAGTATTACCTCAATAAAGCCGGGGTGAAGCTGAAGGATTTTAAGGGGGAACAACCGGGATTCTCCAAAAATCACGATGCGACGATTGAGCTCGTCAAAGCAGGCACCTATGAAGTCGGGGCACTGAATAGCAAAGTCTGGGATCAGCAGATCCAGAATGGCAGTATCAATACTGATGATGTCTATATCATCTATGTGACGCCAACCTACTACGACTATCACTGGGTGCTAAGCCCTTCGGTGAAAGAGCGCTTTGGCGATGATACAGCGAAGAAAGTGAAAAAAGCCTTCCTCAAACTCAATCCAAAGGACAAAGACCAAGCGGAAATTCTGAAGTTATTTTCCGCTAAAAAGTTCATCTCGACCAAAAATGACAATTACGCTGACATTGAAAAAATTGGACGGGAAATCGGCAAAATTAAGTAA